CGGTCTGCGAGCAACGCTCCGCCCAGACGCTGGCGCCGGCGTGACAGTTCCAGGAATTTTCGGGCGTCGTCATAAGCCAGGAAGTCTTCGGGTTTAAGATCGGTCTTGATTGATCGGCCAAAAGAATCGAGATATTTTCCGATTTCTTCCAAAAGGAAACTATGTAATTGGTAGTTGCCGTTGAGAGCTCCTTCGGCAAACAGGAGTGGCAACAGACCCTTCTCAAAGAACTGAACGTCCTGTTTGACGGCACGGAGCTTACGACAGTAATCGTAGCTCTGGTTTGAGCGTCCGTCAACATCGGCCACCGCTTCAAAATAGCTGATCAGAATCTGGACTGTCAATTGTCGCAGGTCGGAATTGGTCAACGGGGTCGGGGTAATGGCATCGAGAAAAGTATAATCGACCTCGACCGCCTGGTTGCGTTCCTCGCGCAGCGCTTTGAAAACCGCTCTCAGGCCATTATAGGTCTGGAGAAAAGCTTCCGTCTTGAACTCTGCATACTTCTTTTCGTAGCAGTCCAGATAGCGGAAGAGTTCATCTATGTATGACTTTATGTCCAAGTACTAATACTCACTTTCAGTTGCCTATATAGCATATATAATAAGGTCTGATTTACCCAGATTGTCAAACTTACTTACATCAGGAACGCCGCGAAATATCAGATTAACGCGATTGACTGCCGAGGCCTTGAGCATATCCTGTGCTCTCAAGGCGACTTTGTTGCCAAAAGTAGTGGTGTCGATGTCGACCGGGTCGGTTTCACCTAATCCCCGTGCCTCATTGAGGCCCAGGCGTACCTGCATCAAGTTCCACTCGCCAATGCTGAACATGTCTTTCGACAGGAGCACTACCATGTCGGCTATCGGACCCGGAGTGGGAATATCGGCCAGAAGATAGATAAGACCGGCCGATTCCTCCGCACGAGAACCGGAGTAATCAACCACACGATACGTTTTCCCACCATACGTGACAGTATCTGTGGCCACCGCCTGCTCTTCCAGTTCGTGTTTCTCTACCTGGGCCAGGAAACCAATAACACCCAGCACGACGGCCAGGATGTCATCAATCATTTTGAGCTGTCCGCCTACGTTTTTGTGGTCGTAGCGCGAGAGTAGGAAATTATCCACTGACGACAGGAAACGGCCAATTTCAGAGTTCAACTCGCGCGTGAAGAACTTCTCATTGAGAAGATCCTTCAGGCCGGGCTGGAAGTTAAGTAGGGTTGTGAAGGCCCGAAACAGCTTCTTGAAGAAACTGATCAGTACCAAAGGATGCCCGGCATTTGGTCCCACCATAAAATCATCCAGCGATGACGACAGATGATAACCAAACTGGAAGATGGTATCCTTGAATGCAGCCTGAAGCTCAGTTTTTTCACCGGCCAGCAAGCTCCCCGCCACAACAGCCATGTATGCCCGGGAACACAACGACAGCAGGTTTTCCAGCCTATTGCGATATTCCTGGGCACGAGTATTAAGAGCTTCGTGGGCATATTGAGTAACGCAGGCAGGGTAGTAATTGGCGGTGTGAGTGACATCATTCCCAACGACTGTCAACTCCGCCACCTGAAGAAAGCTGCCCACCGGCTGGCTAGGCGGTTCTCCCAGATGAAGCGAGTAGGCATGGGCCAGGAAGGGAACACGGGGTACCTCTTCGTACGGGTCCGGATCACCTACCTGTTTCTTGGCCACGGGATCAATCCCGACATATACTCCCACCGGCGATCCACTCAGAGAAGTCTCGGCCTGTATCTGGTTCTGATTGATGTCATCGATTTGAATGACGCTCCCATCAGGAGTGATAGCCTGGCAACGAATGACCTCCACCCGCAGTTGTTCGCCCGTCAGAGCCAGATCCAGCGCCAGTGCTTCGCGTCCATCGGCGGACTTGCGGATCAGACCGTATCGATCTCCTGTCGGTAGCGCATACCACCGGGCCAGTTCCTCGAAGTACTTCTCCTGATCCTTGAGATGCTGCTGAGTGATCAGCATCCCATCCTGCCAGTTAACAGAATTTAAGTTCAAGTCGCCCATTGTGTTGCCTCAATAACATTGGTTCAAAATCTACTGTCTTCAATACCCGATGTCAAGCTTGTTGACGATACGCACGCACATCATGTCCTGAGATGAAGGTTCCATAGCCAAGATACGCCTTACCGGATGTTGCGCCCAGGACCAACGGGTCTCGTTTCACCCGGATGCGAATCCAATATTCAAGATTCCCGGGCATACACATATTTAAAATCCTCTCCAATTTCTTTCGCTTTTTCTTTCCCGGCAGCCAGTTTTTGATGTCGTCCGAGCGAGTCTCACAAATGATATTATAAGTCGAATCGTATTCGGTAAACGACTTACCGAGCACGAGTTCAGAACTGAGTCGGGAGTATTTAGTCCCCAATCGTGATCGAATTGCGGGGGGAATATTCTGAGACGATGGCATATTTTCATGAATAGAGAATTTGTGTCCGAACATATGTTGTAAAATACGAGAAATCAAAACAGGGTTACCGGCCCAAAGGTGGTGGGTCGGCATCAGAGCGGCCCAGAAGTTGGCCTCACGTCGGTCGGCCATGTCGCGCCGATGATCAATATCGAATAATCCCAGAAAGCGTTTCAAGTGTTGGTAGTCGATGGTGGACAGGGCGTATTTCAGCATTTCGAAATCGGCGTTGGCTTTTCCGCGGACTATGGCTGCATCAAAGGGAGCCATCAACGCTCGAGCATCGTCTTCCCAGCCTCCGGTGCGGTTGGTGATACCAGTCATACCGTAGAAAAATTGGTAGGGAAGGATATCGACAGCGCTCCATTGACCGATATCGAGTGAAATGCTGACTCCCGATGTCAGGGGCGTTCCCGGTGCCGGGGACTGTTCCAGCACTTCCCCCTTGTAATTTTCATAGCAACCCACCGCCCGCATATTAACCTGAGTCACATCGACGCCCAGTTTTTTCAGTAGCACAAGCGCTGTCACACAATGAAACGGGAAACGACGGTGACACAGATCGGGCATCACCGATTCATTAGCGGTAGTCATGCGCGTGTGATCTCCACTACATATTGCGTGTTTACGGTGCTGCGAGCCTTGAGAAAATGGACCAGACGTTTGCTCAGCAGATCAATTTCATCCTCGGCGTGAAACTCTTCCGCATTTATGGTCACGGTCACAACCACGCAGCGACGCACTCCACGCTCGGAGCGTTCGATCCCGTTGCGACACTCGACATCGCGGATACGGCTATCGAAGGTTCTTGTCCAGGCTATCACATCCCGGAATGTCGTGGCTCGATCGCGCTGCCGCAGACGTGTAGAGACCTCGGTCATCAGTTGTTCCTGACTCCTGGCTGGTATGGCCCCGCTAACAGGAAGGATATTTTCAACCGCGTCAATGCCCGGGTGATTTTCGTACAAATCTGTAATTAGGCCGGCATCAATTCCGTTAGCCGTGGTACCAGCCGTAACAGCGTAGGTGACGGTAATAGAATCGGGGGGGGTATCAATCAAGTCGGAGAAGTCGAACCACAGAACAAGCTTGTCATCCCGTTCTTCCAGAACATAGATTGGCCAATGCGGGTCGGCATCCAGATCATCAAGGTTACGATAGTCTTTACCGGTTGCATCAACAACCGATACAATTTCGAGGACCGAGTCGATTTCTTCTGGAATTTCAATCTCAACCAGCTGATTGACTCCAGTATGCTTAAACAGAGTTAGTTCGTTCTTATTTGTGGCAACGAGGCAATCGAAGTAGAAGCCGATATGTTTGTTGTTGAAGGCTTTCTTGTCACCACGTTCTGACAGATCAATGCGTATCCAATAGAAACTCTCACCTTCGGGCGGCAAAGCCACATTGTTGTTGCTACAACGGAGAGCAAGATCGCTGTCGGCCCGGCCCAGTTCCCAGGTAGAAGTGAACTTCGCGGGGAGAACGGCGAAGTTCTCCTTCATATCAACAAACAGGTCGCGTCCACTCCGCAATCCACCCCAATCGGTTCCTGATGACCCGCCCCCCAATACGTCTTCCACGCTTCCAGTGAGGCCGGGACAGAAACCGCTGTCGCTATAGAAGGAGCCGTCTTGTGCCCCCGGGTACCAATACCCCCAACGCATTTGCTTGAGAGCCTCTCGGGCACCGGTTAGAAAAACAACAGCTCCCTGAAGCCCGGAAGGAGGTCCGGAATAGTCGACGGCCACAAATATCTGCCACTGACCTGACGAGGTCGTGGTGATGGCTGGCGACTCGGTGATGTACTCACCCTCGACCGGCGGAGATAGGTCTATGACCGTATGGTCCTGACAGAGATAGATTTTTCTCATCTGGGCAGCAATCACTCTCGACTCGCATTCGGGCGAGAAAAAGAATGTCTGTCCCCCAGTGCGCTTCTCTTTGAAGAAGAAACGGGTATTCGTATCAACATCAATCATAGGATCGACCGGATTACAACGCATGACGGTATAGGCTGGAACAGGTCTCCGACCGCGCTCAGGGCAAACCGACTTAATCAACGATGCGGTCGAGATCCCCCATGTCTGATCAAGACGTTTGTCAACTCGTTCTATCTGGTGTGCGTATACTTCCAGCATCATACGCATAACAGGATCCAGACGTTCGGGTGATTCAGGTGTATCCGGATTAAAAACGCGAAGCTCACGATACATATCATGGAAGATTTGTGCCTGCGATCGCGCCCCGGGATATTTAGTTCTGTCTTTCACCGGCGGTTCATCCTCAACCTATGCGAAAACTATTTCTGAGTGTTTTTTCTTCGTTACCGTCCATGTAGTTGCCGGTAACTTCCGCAATCAATCCCAGGGCTGCAGCTTTGCCGTCTTGAGTTTGCAAAATTGAGACCGAAACATTATAGAGACGTTTCTCATATTTATCGATGGCGTTGCGAAAATTGCCCCGCATGTCAGCTTTATTGGAAGTCACCAGATCGGAAAACTCACGCTCCCATATCTCGCTTCCGTACTCAGGGGCAAAGGGCAACTGCCCCAAGCGCGTACTCAGTATAAGGCCTACAGAATATATGATTGATTCTTCGAGCGTACATCGGGAAAGGTACCCTTGATTGAGTACCAGCGGTAGTGAGAGGTATTCCATTGATACGCCTAATTGATTTTGACGATAGCGCCCTTGATTTCTGTCATCGCGCCGCCATCCAGTTTGGCTGACACGCCGCCTTTAGCCTCAAAGGCAAGGCTACCTTCGGCCTTGTAATTCATGCCGCCCTTACTCTTGAAATCAGTACCAGCCTTTAGTTCCATCTCCATTGACGCCTCAGCCTTGAGGTTGGATTTGGCCTTGACCTCAATATCCGCTCCTGCATCCATCTTGATATTGCCCGAGGTGGCCTCGATATTGACATTGGCGCCACTGATACTGATATCTCCGCTGGAAGTGATGGCAATTGAGGGACCGGACATGTCCATCACCATTACGTTAGTACCATCCATCTGCGAGATGGTGATTTTCTCTGATCCGCTGGCGTCGTCGAACCTGATTTCGTTGCCGTTACGGGTCCTGTAGACTTTGGCCTCCACCTTTCCGCTGACAACTGCTTCCGAGACGGGGAGAGGTGGTTTGTCCTTACCGTTGTACAAACAACCAAGAACAACTGGCATATCGGAATTGCCGCGCTCGTAGCCAACCAGGACTTCATCGTCGATTTCCGGCAGTGCGAACCAGCCTCGTTCCGAACCGGCATCGGGCGAGAGCATACGCATGAACTCGGTCTCTTCGTCTCTATGCCACGGCATCTTGATCTTTATACGTCCCAGACCATCCGGATCGTTGTTATCTACTACAATGCCGGTGAGAAGATGCGTAAAGTGTTGCTCTTCACGCTTGAGATCGGGCAGCGCTAGTTCCAGCGGTGTGCACTGGAAGTTATTGTGATACTTGCCCCCGTCGCCGATGTGATGAACGATGGCCTGCACCCAATACTGCCCATCAATTTTGTCCAATCCTTTCACTTTCACACACGAGCCAACTTTGATAGCCGGGACGATTGAGACTCCATTGCAGACCATCATCCGTCCTGCGGCACTTTCTGCCTCACGGGCTATAGCAGCATCAGCCTTGGACTGATCTGGGTGTTTGGGTACCGATGAAACACCACTGGTGGGGTAAATCGTCTCGGAACTTTCCAGGGAGGTACCGGAAAAATCAGACAGGGAGGCTCGTACCGATGATCGGCTTGCTTCCGCTACAACGACTGACTTCTTCGAAAAATCCCACACGTGGCCATAGTAATTGACCGGTGCCGTTCCGACACCAAGAGCAAACGAACCCAGGGTCTGCCGCCAAACCAGCTCTTCTTCATCGTTACTCTTGGCTTTCTCGACACTGAATTTCTTACCACTATAGTAGGCGAACATCTGATGCTCGGAAGCGAGACGCTTGATATAGGCATAGTCGGTTTCGCGATACTGAACGCCGGAATCGACTTCCATGTTCAGCCCCCCACCAGCCGAGGCTACCGTTGCCGAATCTATTTTCCCTTTCGTAATCTCGTAGTCACTTAAAATCTG
The sequence above is a segment of the Candidatus Zixiibacteriota bacterium genome. Coding sequences within it:
- a CDS encoding type VI secretion system baseplate subunit TssG, whose amino-acid sequence is MTTANESVMPDLCHRRFPFHCVTALVLLKKLGVDVTQVNMRAVGCYENYKGEVLEQSPAPGTPLTSGVSISLDIGQWSAVDILPYQFFYGMTGITNRTGGWEDDARALMAPFDAAIVRGKANADFEMLKYALSTIDYQHLKRFLGLFDIDHRRDMADRREANFWAALMPTHHLWAGNPVLISRILQHMFGHKFSIHENMPSSQNIPPAIRSRLGTKYSRLSSELVLGKSFTEYDSTYNIICETRSDDIKNWLPGKKKRKKLERILNMCMPGNLEYWIRIRVKRDPLVLGATSGKAYLGYGTFISGHDVRAYRQQA
- a CDS encoding GPW/gp25 family protein; translated protein: MEYLSLPLVLNQGYLSRCTLEESIIYSVGLILSTRLGQLPFAPEYGSEIWEREFSDLVTSNKADMRGNFRNAIDKYEKRLYNVSVSILQTQDGKAAALGLIAEVTGNYMDGNEEKTLRNSFRIG